GTAATTAAATTACCATCTGCACCAAATGATGCTCCTAAGGTAAATAATCCTCCTACCTTAACTAATCTTCTTCTCACTTCTGCAGTAACTAATTTACCTTGTTCAAATTTCGCTGCTATTGGCCCATACTCTTGTCGTGATGACCTATCATACAAAACTACATCGGGTATTTTAATTTTATCTAAATTCTCTTCCAGACCCTCAAGTTTTAATACGTTAGATTGGGGATTAAAACCAATGATAAGTAAGTTGCGAGGGATACCTGTTATGGGATTTTTCCAGCTAGTATAGTCTAAATATATAGGATGTACTGATTGTACCGCTTGTAAATCTAAAGCTCTATATAAGCGTCTCTGGGAAATGGGCTTCATCGATAGTAAGGCACTAGATTGGGGATTAATTAAAACAATGTCGCCCTGTAAGCTACTATGAAATCTCACGTTACTATAGTACAGAGAATCCCGAAATCCGAGTTGCATAAACATCAAAATATCGGCAAAAGCAATTCCTGCCAAAGCTACAGCAAGTCGCGTTTTTTCACGTTTTAATTGTAGCCAAGCAAGAGGAATTTTGCTGCCAAACATGATGTTTATCTCCAAGCATTTTATATAAAAATAATTGCAAGCAAATTTCAAATTTATAAACTAAGCTATGATTTTAATTTCATAATTCATAATTTTAAAGATTGATGCCTACAACTACCTTGGCATAAGTTAAACCTGCTACTTTAGCGCTATCTTCACTAGATAAAGCTATTTTGACTTCTACAACTCTTGCATCTACATCTGCGGCGGGATCTGTATTGAGTACATCTTTTTTACCAACTTTTCTACCAATCTCAGTAACTGTTCCCTTTAATTCCCCGCTAAAAGCTCCATTTTCACTCTTTATAGTTGCTTCTTGACCAAGACGCACTCTACCGATTGTGTCTTCAGAAACTTCAGCAACAACTACCATCTGATCAGTTTTGCCGATCTCAGCAATACCATCTACGCCCATTGTTTCCCCAGCCTGAGTATGAACTTTTAAGACTTCTCCGGCTATCGGTGCTTCAACATAGCTTAAGCGTAGTTGTGCTTCTGCTTTTCTGAGATTAGCGATCGCATTTCCATATTGAGCTTGTACTATTTGCAAATTAGTAGGACGAGTATCTAGAAGTCTTTGCAATCTAGCTCTTTCTTCATCAATTTGCTGTTGCAAAATAGCTATAGTTTTATCTCGATTGACTTTAGCTTCTGCAATTTGTTGTTGCAAAGTTGCAATGGATTGTCTACGTGTGGCTTGGGTTTCAGCTAATTGTTCAGTAGCTGTGACTGCACTCAAGCGTCTGTTGTCACGTTCTTGCTGAGAAATTGCGCCTTCTCTGTATAACATCTCATAACGTTGAGCATCAACTTGAGCATTACGTTGCTGAGCCTGAATGCGGGCTATACTGGCTCCCAAAACATCTGTTTGTCCCCTTAATTCTGCTTCTATACGGTTGATCAAGGCTCGTTGAGCAATGCTTTCGCCACGCAACTGAGCGTTTAAGCGAGCAATAACGGCTCTTTGAGCTTCAATGTCTTTTGGCAAAGTTGCTCGAATTTGTTCTAAATTAGCACGGGCTTCTTGGACTCTAGCTCTGGCTTCTTCTAATACAGCTTTGTTATTGCCAAAGCTATCCAAAAGCGCGATTACTTGACCTTTTCTAACACGTTCCCCTTCTTTAACAAAAAGTTGTTCAATTCGCGAAGTTCCTTGTATTCCTGTGGGAGCAGAAAGTTTTACCACATCTCCTCGCGGTTCTATGCGTCCCACAGCATGAACAGTAGTGACAATTGGTGCGCTGGCTACTGGTTCGGTCTGCTTCAACTGATCCATTTTGGCCATCGTCAGCAACCCAGCCGCAACTGTAACTGGTAGAGCGATCGCGATCGCCCACCAAAGCTGAGGTTGTTCTCTAAATGCTGATTCCTCTGTCATTCGCGTCATAGTATATTACCCTTCTATTTGTATTCTGCTAATACTAAAGGAAGTAAAAAGTAGCGAAAAAAGCATAGTTTTATAAATTAGAGATAGATTTTGAGAAATAGCAAAATACCAACAATAAATCATATAAATTTAAAGCTGTTATTTATATAATTTTTCTCTATCAAGACAATCCTAAAAACCCCCTATCCCCTATGGGAAAAGATTTAGTAGGGTGTGTTAAAGCAGAGCGTAACGCACCCTACCAGATGAAAGTCCCGTAAATGGAAGGGGATAGGGTGGGGTAATAAAGTATTTATGCAAGAGGCCTACTAAACACCAAAGTTTTTCACAATGGCGCTTCTCGAGACAAAGCATAGTAGTGATTTCTCTTGAGTTAAATTAAATGATGCTCCTTACATTTTTCACTCAGGTAATAGTTTGTTTTTTGTTCTTTAGAAGAGGTATTAATAACCTGATACTAACTATCAATCACAAACCACTTATTTAATAGATAGTTAGATCAAGAATTAGCGAAATTCAAAATCTAAAATTGTTACTACAAGATACACCTGGTTATTTGAAGAGTTGGAGTAGAGTTTCAAGGCGTGATTACAGTTATTTTACTCCAATTTTAGTTTCTATAAATGAATTCTACATTAATAAGTTTTTGTGAAACGTAACAAAACTAACAGATGATAGGTAATAGGATAAGTCGCTATAAGTAAATATATTTCTCGTAAAGGCTGTTAGTAGATAGTGGTTAATAACCAACTACTAACTACTAACCGCTAACCACTAACTAACAACAAAAAAAAGATTAATTTGGCAGGTCAAATAAAACAGTAGTCATATAATTATCTGCCCATTCTGAACCAAAAGCTTTTTCAAGTACACGACGGGTTTTATCATTTTGTTGTTGTTTGGTGCAGTAGTTATGTTGTCCAGCAATAATTTGTGTCACCTTATCGGGTGAAATGGGGTTAGAAGCGATCGCACTTTGACAGTGAATGTCTAAAAATGCCTCTACACGTCTGAGAAACATTGTTTCTTCTTCTGTAGAACTCGGACGTACAAATATACAAAACTCAGAAAAAATATCTCCCCACTCTGGTAATTCACGGGGTTGAGAGAAATTCGGTACTGGTAGCGCCAATAATGCAGAGGTATAAGATTCACTCAAACAGTGGTCAGAATTAACAGGTGAAAGATCAGCGATCGCTGCACTAATTTGACCTCTACCACCAACCAAGTCACAACCAAACATTG
Above is a genomic segment from Fischerella sp. JS2 containing:
- the devC gene encoding ABC transporter permease DevC, with the translated sequence MFGSKIPLAWLQLKREKTRLAVALAGIAFADILMFMQLGFRDSLYYSNVRFHSSLQGDIVLINPQSSALLSMKPISQRRLYRALDLQAVQSVHPIYLDYTSWKNPITGIPRNLLIIGFNPQSNVLKLEGLEENLDKIKIPDVVLYDRSSRQEYGPIAAKFEQGKLVTAEVRRRLVKVGGLFTLGASFGADGNLITSDVNFLRIFFNRQPGLIDIGLIKLKPGANADVVAKELRNYLPPDVRVLTKQEYIDQERNFWASSTAIGFIFTLGTIMGFIVGTVIVYQILYTEVADHLVEYATLKAIGYAQEYLLIVILQEALILAILGYIPGLAFSLFLYQQARQATLLPVYMSAARAIQVLILTIIMCFISGAIAVRKLRYADPADIF
- a CDS encoding HlyD family efflux transporter periplasmic adaptor subunit, giving the protein MTRMTEESAFREQPQLWWAIAIALPVTVAAGLLTMAKMDQLKQTEPVASAPIVTTVHAVGRIEPRGDVVKLSAPTGIQGTSRIEQLFVKEGERVRKGQVIALLDSFGNNKAVLEEARARVQEARANLEQIRATLPKDIEAQRAVIARLNAQLRGESIAQRALINRIEAELRGQTDVLGASIARIQAQQRNAQVDAQRYEMLYREGAISQQERDNRRLSAVTATEQLAETQATRRQSIATLQQQIAEAKVNRDKTIAILQQQIDEERARLQRLLDTRPTNLQIVQAQYGNAIANLRKAEAQLRLSYVEAPIAGEVLKVHTQAGETMGVDGIAEIGKTDQMVVVAEVSEDTIGRVRLGQEATIKSENGAFSGELKGTVTEIGRKVGKKDVLNTDPAADVDARVVEVKIALSSEDSAKVAGLTYAKVVVGINL
- a CDS encoding phycocyanobilin:ferredoxin oxidoreductase — protein: MSTTSISSLREQQHPLIRQLANSIEAAWHKHLDLSPYNLPAELGYVEGRLEGEKLIIENRCYQTPQFRKMHLELAKVGNMLDILHCVMFPRPEYDLPMFGCDLVGGRGQISAAIADLSPVNSDHCLSESYTSALLALPVPNFSQPRELPEWGDIFSEFCIFVRPSSTEEETMFLRRVEAFLDIHCQSAIASNPISPDKVTQIIAGQHNYCTKQQQNDKTRRVLEKAFGSEWADNYMTTVLFDLPN